A window of the Roseburia sp. 831b genome harbors these coding sequences:
- a CDS encoding acyl-CoA thioesterase, with the protein MAGKEIEVYEGAPDVKIKPYEHHAKYYETDQMGIIHHSNYIKWMEEARMDLMEQMGLSYKQMEAMEIISPVLSISCDYHSMVHFDDVVVIETKLVKYNGIKMEVEYRMTDKKTGELRTTGRSSHCFLNHAGKPISLKRSYPELDTKFFEYTQS; encoded by the coding sequence ATGGCAGGAAAAGAAATTGAAGTCTATGAAGGTGCACCAGACGTTAAAATCAAACCTTATGAGCACCATGCAAAATACTATGAGACCGATCAGATGGGAATCATTCATCATTCGAATTACATCAAGTGGATGGAAGAAGCAAGGATGGATCTGATGGAGCAGATGGGACTTAGTTACAAGCAGATGGAAGCAATGGAAATTATCAGTCCGGTATTATCCATTTCCTGTGACTATCACAGTATGGTTCACTTTGATGATGTTGTAGTAATCGAGACAAAGTTAGTAAAATATAACGGAATCAAGATGGAAGTGGAATACCGTATGACAGACAAAAAGACCGGAGAACTTCGCACGACAGGAAGAAGCTCCCATTGCTTTTTAAATCATGCAGGAAAGCCAATTTCCTTAAAGCGTTCCTATCCGGAACTTGATACCAAATTTTTCGAATATACGCAGAGTTAA
- a CDS encoding aminopeptidase P family protein — protein sequence MITERLAALRKEMAKRNISIYVVPTADFHESEYVGEHFKARKFITGFTGSAGTAVITMEEAGLWTDGRYFVQAEKQLQGSTVTLYRMGEEGVPTVNEFIEQKLKEGGTIGFDGRVVNTRWGLQLKEIAKKKNGALYVEEDLIDLIWKDRPALAKTPMFILEEKYSGKSTKTKLEELRAAMEKEGADTHILTSLYDIAWLLNVRGNDIECVPVVLSFLLLTKTDCTWFLQEEILTDEIRAYLNENHIKTRPYEEVYAAAAELPADAKVLLDRACVNYRICNNLKDSITIVDGANPTELMKAIKNPVEVDNTRAAHVKDGVAFTKFMYWLKQNIGKEKITEISASDYLEKCRREQEGLIELSFNTISAYGPNAAMMHYSATPESDAELKPEGFLLVDSGGHYYEGTTDITRTIALGPITDEMRLHFTTVCRSNLNLANAKFLYGCSGLNLDILSRGPLWQMGIDYKCGTGHGVGYLLNVHEGPNGFRWRVVPERHDNGTLEEGMITTDEPGVYLEGKYGIRTENELVCHKAEKNEYGQFMEFENITYAPIDLDAIDPDEMTGTERKLLNDYHKKVYETISPYLTAEETEWLKKYTRAI from the coding sequence ATGATAACAGAAAGATTAGCTGCGCTTCGCAAAGAGATGGCAAAACGCAACATTTCCATTTATGTTGTGCCAACAGCAGATTTTCATGAATCCGAATATGTCGGAGAACATTTTAAAGCAAGAAAATTTATTACAGGATTTACAGGTTCTGCGGGAACCGCAGTGATTACAATGGAGGAAGCAGGTCTTTGGACAGACGGCCGTTATTTTGTCCAGGCGGAAAAACAGTTACAGGGAAGTACCGTAACCTTATATCGCATGGGGGAAGAGGGCGTCCCGACTGTAAATGAATTTATCGAACAGAAGTTAAAAGAAGGCGGCACCATTGGCTTTGACGGACGTGTCGTTAACACCCGCTGGGGACTCCAGCTAAAGGAGATTGCAAAGAAGAAAAACGGAGCACTTTATGTCGAGGAAGATTTGATTGACCTTATCTGGAAAGACCGCCCGGCACTTGCAAAGACTCCGATGTTTATCTTAGAAGAAAAATATTCCGGAAAGAGCACAAAGACAAAATTAGAAGAGCTGCGTGCTGCAATGGAAAAAGAGGGCGCAGATACACATATTTTAACCTCACTTTACGATATCGCATGGCTGTTAAATGTCAGAGGAAATGATATCGAGTGTGTACCGGTTGTACTTTCTTTCTTACTTTTAACCAAGACAGACTGTACCTGGTTTTTACAGGAAGAGATTTTAACGGATGAGATTCGTGCTTATCTGAATGAGAATCACATCAAGACAAGACCTTATGAAGAGGTTTATGCGGCAGCAGCAGAACTTCCGGCAGATGCAAAAGTATTGCTTGACCGTGCATGCGTAAACTATCGAATCTGCAATAATTTAAAAGATTCAATTACAATTGTAGATGGAGCAAATCCAACTGAGTTGATGAAAGCGATAAAAAATCCGGTTGAGGTGGATAACACAAGAGCTGCCCATGTCAAAGACGGTGTCGCATTTACCAAGTTTATGTATTGGTTGAAACAGAACATTGGAAAAGAAAAGATTACCGAGATTTCAGCCTCTGATTATCTGGAAAAATGCAGAAGAGAGCAGGAGGGACTAATTGAGTTAAGCTTTAATACCATTTCTGCTTATGGACCAAATGCAGCCATGATGCACTATTCTGCAACACCGGAATCCGATGCAGAGTTAAAACCGGAAGGATTTTTACTGGTAGATTCCGGCGGACATTATTATGAAGGAACGACAGATATCACAAGAACAATTGCATTAGGACCGATTACGGATGAGATGAGATTACATTTTACAACCGTATGCCGTTCGAACTTAAATCTTGCAAATGCAAAGTTTTTATATGGATGCAGTGGCTTAAATCTGGACATCTTATCAAGAGGACCATTGTGGCAGATGGGAATTGACTATAAGTGTGGAACCGGTCACGGTGTTGGATATCTTTTGAATGTACACGAGGGACCAAACGGGTTCCGCTGGAGAGTTGTGCCGGAGCGTCATGACAATGGCACTTTGGAAGAGGGCATGATTACAACGGATGAACCTGGCGTATACTTAGAAGGAAAGTACGGAATCCGTACCGAGAATGAACTTGTCTGCCATAAGGCCGAGAAGAATGAGTATGGTCAGTTTATGGAATTTGAAAACATCACGTATGCGCCAATCGATCTGGATGCAATTGATCCGGACGAGATGACAGGCACAGAGCGTAAATTATTGAATGACTATCACAAGAAAGTCTACGAAACCATCTCACCGTATCTGACAGCGGAAGAGACGGAATGGTTAAAGAAATATACGAGAGCAATTTAA
- the polA gene encoding DNA polymerase I: MSEKLVLIDGHSILNRAYFGIPDLTNAEGLHTNAVYGFLNIMFKILEEEQPDYLTVAFDLSAPTFRHKMFDAYKGTRKPMAQELRQQVPLMKEMLEAMGVTVVTKEGYEADDILGTIAKQSEKEGVEVAVVSGDRDLLQLASDHIKIRIPKTKRTGTEIEDYLATDVVEKYQVTPLQFIDVKALMGDTADNIPGVPGIGEKTATSLIVQYGSIENAYEHVDEVKPPRASNNLREHYDMAKMSKTLATIKIDAPIDYRLQDAKLEHISDLYTKEAYLMCKRLELKTLLKRFQVEQFASDETEKEQPEQYFKEVTEPKEAEKIFAKAKGKEIGFYLVPSAKGGDKKMESGGQMSLFETPVTNAFLGMAVAISKEEIFYLRAGEHLTSDKLVSLLADCGAASYATLDLKPQVALLGLSDCKENGGLKKDSLFDAVIAAYLINPAKNEYEYEDIAKDFADLFIPSKADLLGKLSYEQAKEEKPQDFLKSVCYPAYVALVTKEKLLQTLDEMGMKKLYLTIEFPLVFTLADMEKEGIICDATALKEYGEKLSVRIDELEKKIYEEAGEEFNINSPKQLGVILFEKLEMPNGKKTKTGYSTAADVLEKLAPDYPIVADILEYRQLTKLKSTYADGLASCIKEDGRIHTTFNQTITVTGRLSSTEPNLQNIPMRIELGRLIRKTFLPKEGYEFLDSDYSQIELRVLAHMSGDEKLIEAYKEAQDIHRITASQVFHIPFEEVTDLQRRNAKAVNFGIVYGISSFGLSQDLSISKKEAQQYIESYFATYPKIKSFLDGLVEHAKENGYVTTMFGRRRPVPELSSSNFMQRSFGERVAMNSPIQGTAADIIKIAMIRVHDRLIKEGLKSRLILQVHDELLVETAKEERDIVEKILEEEMHGAADLKVSLEIDTHAGTNWYEAK, from the coding sequence ATGAGCGAAAAGTTAGTATTGATAGATGGACATAGTATTTTAAACCGGGCATATTTTGGAATCCCCGATTTGACAAACGCAGAAGGGCTGCATACCAATGCCGTATATGGTTTCTTAAACATTATGTTCAAGATTTTAGAGGAAGAGCAGCCGGATTATCTGACGGTTGCGTTTGATCTGTCGGCGCCGACTTTTCGCCATAAGATGTTTGATGCATACAAAGGAACCAGAAAACCGATGGCACAGGAACTTCGCCAGCAGGTTCCTTTGATGAAAGAAATGTTAGAGGCGATGGGCGTTACCGTTGTGACAAAAGAAGGATATGAGGCAGATGATATCCTTGGAACCATCGCAAAACAAAGTGAAAAAGAGGGTGTTGAAGTTGCGGTTGTCTCAGGAGACCGTGATTTGTTGCAGCTTGCCTCTGATCATATCAAAATCCGCATTCCAAAGACAAAACGTACCGGAACCGAGATTGAGGACTATTTAGCTACGGATGTAGTTGAAAAATATCAGGTAACACCACTTCAGTTTATCGATGTGAAAGCACTGATGGGGGATACCGCAGATAATATTCCGGGTGTGCCAGGAATCGGAGAAAAGACGGCAACCAGCCTGATTGTACAGTACGGAAGTATTGAAAATGCTTATGAGCATGTCGATGAAGTGAAACCACCTCGCGCAAGCAATAACTTAAGAGAACATTATGACATGGCAAAGATGAGTAAAACACTTGCCACCATCAAGATAGATGCTCCAATCGACTATCGGTTACAGGATGCAAAATTAGAGCATATTTCAGATCTTTATACCAAAGAAGCGTATTTGATGTGCAAACGGTTAGAGTTAAAGACTCTGTTAAAACGTTTCCAGGTAGAACAGTTTGCATCGGATGAGACGGAAAAGGAACAGCCGGAACAGTATTTTAAAGAAGTGACGGAGCCAAAAGAGGCAGAAAAGATTTTTGCTAAGGCAAAAGGAAAAGAGATTGGCTTTTATCTGGTTCCATCCGCAAAGGGTGGAGACAAAAAGATGGAGTCAGGCGGTCAGATGAGCCTTTTTGAGACGCCGGTGACAAACGCGTTCCTTGGAATGGCAGTTGCAATCTCAAAAGAAGAGATTTTTTATTTAAGAGCGGGTGAGCACTTGACAAGTGATAAGTTAGTCTCCCTTTTGGCGGACTGTGGGGCGGCATCCTATGCAACGCTTGACTTAAAGCCACAGGTAGCATTGCTTGGTTTATCGGACTGTAAGGAGAATGGAGGACTGAAAAAAGATTCCCTGTTCGATGCTGTGATTGCAGCTTATTTGATTAATCCGGCAAAAAATGAGTATGAATACGAAGACATTGCAAAAGATTTTGCAGACCTTTTCATTCCGTCTAAGGCAGATTTGCTTGGAAAACTTTCCTATGAACAGGCAAAAGAAGAAAAACCGCAGGATTTCTTAAAAAGTGTGTGCTATCCAGCCTATGTAGCGCTTGTTACAAAAGAAAAGTTATTACAGACACTAGACGAGATGGGAATGAAGAAACTCTATCTGACAATTGAGTTTCCACTGGTGTTCACATTGGCGGATATGGAAAAAGAAGGCATTATCTGTGACGCAACAGCTTTAAAAGAGTATGGCGAAAAGCTTTCCGTCAGAATCGACGAACTGGAAAAGAAGATTTACGAGGAAGCTGGCGAAGAATTTAATATCAATTCACCAAAACAGCTCGGCGTAATCTTATTTGAAAAGTTAGAGATGCCTAACGGAAAGAAAACGAAGACCGGCTATTCAACGGCAGCGGACGTGCTGGAAAAGCTAGCACCGGATTATCCGATTGTTGCCGATATTTTAGAGTACCGTCAGCTTACCAAATTAAAATCAACTTATGCCGATGGTCTTGCAAGCTGTATCAAAGAGGATGGAAGAATTCATACCACATTCAATCAGACAATCACGGTGACCGGCAGGTTAAGCAGTACCGAACCAAACTTACAGAATATCCCGATGAGAATTGAACTTGGACGCCTGATTCGAAAGACCTTCCTTCCAAAAGAAGGCTACGAATTTTTAGATTCCGATTATTCCCAGATAGAACTTCGTGTGTTAGCACATATGTCCGGGGATGAAAAACTGATTGAAGCGTACAAAGAGGCGCAGGATATTCACCGTATTACGGCATCCCAGGTTTTCCATATTCCGTTTGAGGAAGTGACTGATTTGCAAAGAAGAAATGCAAAAGCCGTAAACTTCGGGATTGTCTATGGAATCAGTTCCTTTGGCTTAAGCCAGGATTTAAGTATCAGTAAAAAAGAGGCGCAGCAATACATCGAGAGTTATTTTGCAACTTATCCAAAGATTAAGAGCTTTTTGGACGGCCTGGTAGAGCATGCAAAAGAAAATGGCTATGTGACGACCATGTTTGGAAGAAGAAGACCGGTACCGGAACTTAGCTCCAGTAATTTCATGCAGCGTTCCTTTGGAGAGCGCGTCGCAATGAATTCGCCAATCCAGGGAACTGCGGCAGACATTATCAAAATTGCAATGATTCGTGTCCATGACCGCCTGATTAAAGAGGGGCTAAAATCCAGACTGATTTTACAGGTACACGATGAATTATTGGTGGAGACTGCAAAAGAGGAACGCGATATCGTAGAAAAGATTTTAGAAGAAGAGATGCACGGTGCGGCAGACCTTAAGGTTTCCTTAGAGATTGATACCCATGCCGGCACGAACTGGTATGAGGCAAAATAA
- the coaE gene encoding dephospho-CoA kinase (Dephospho-CoA kinase (CoaE) performs the final step in coenzyme A biosynthesis.), producing MRFIGITGGVGAGKSAILSYLAKKERTRVMLADEIAHDLMKPGTSCYDRLKQCFGKEDIYLPDGNFDRNKMAAVIFGDDAKREQLNAIVHPAVKEYVIEQEAFEREKGKLDFLVLEAALLIEEHYDEICDELWYIYTKEEVRKVRLMESRGYSAEKVQQIFDSQLKESEYRKHCRVVIDNNGAYEKTFQQIDAALE from the coding sequence ATGAGATTTATTGGAATTACAGGTGGCGTTGGTGCCGGAAAGTCTGCAATTCTTTCGTATTTAGCGAAAAAGGAGCGGACAAGGGTCATGTTAGCAGATGAAATTGCACATGACTTGATGAAACCGGGTACTTCGTGCTATGATAGGTTAAAGCAATGCTTTGGAAAAGAAGATATTTACCTGCCAGACGGTAATTTTGACCGGAATAAAATGGCTGCTGTTATTTTTGGGGATGATGCAAAGAGAGAGCAGCTCAATGCGATTGTGCATCCGGCAGTAAAAGAGTATGTGATAGAGCAGGAAGCTTTTGAACGGGAAAAAGGGAAACTGGATTTTCTGGTGTTAGAGGCTGCTTTGCTAATTGAAGAACATTATGATGAAATTTGCGATGAACTCTGGTATATTTATACGAAAGAGGAAGTGCGCAAAGTGCGTCTGATGGAGTCAAGGGGATATTCCGCGGAAAAAGTGCAGCAGATTTTTGACAGCCAGTTAAAAGAGTCGGAATACCGGAAACATTGCCGTGTTGTGATTGATAACAATGGCGCTTATGAGAAGACCTTTCAGCAGATAGATGCTGCGTTAGAATAG